In the genome of Nocardioides sp. NBC_00368, the window GAGTGGCTGGCCGACCATCTGGCCGGCGAGTGGGCGGCGCTGCGTGGCACCGGGGGCAACGGGCGCGACCACGAGTCGTACGAGGGTCGGCTGGAGTGGAACCGCTACCTGGCGTCACACGGCTGGACGTGTCTGGGCTGGCCCGAGGAGCACGGCGGGCGCGGCCTGCCCCTGTGGCAGCAGGTGATCTTCCACGAGGAGTACGCCCGGGCGGATGCCCCGACCCGCGTGAACCATCTCGGCGAGGAGCTGCTCGGGCCGACGCTGATCGCGCACGGCACCGCGGCCCAGCAGGAGCGGTTCCTGCCCAAGATCGTCGCCGTCGAGGAGCTGTGGTGCCAGGGCTACTCCGAGCCCGGTGCCGGCTCCGACCTGGCCGGTGTACGCACCCGCGCGCGGCTGGACGGCGACCGGTGGGTCGTCGACGGGCAGAAGGTCTGGACGTCGAACGCCCATCTGTCCGACTGGTGCTTCGTCGTGTGCCGCACGACGCCGGGCTCCGAGCGCCACCACGGGCTGTCCTACCTGCTGGTGCCGATGGCGCAGGACGGCGTCGACGTACGCCCGATCGAGCAGCTCACCGGCACCTCCGAGTTCAACGAGGTCTTCTTCGACGGCGCCGTCACCGCAGCCGACATGGTCGTGGGTGAGCCCGGCGACGGCTGGAAGGTCGCGATGGCGACCCTGGGGTTCGAGCGCGGGGTCTCCACCATCGGCCAGCAGGTCGGCTTCGCGCGCGAGCTGGAGACGGTGGAGGAGGCCGCGCGCGCCAACGGCACCATCGACGACCCCGCCATCTCGTCCAGACTCGCCCAGGCCCATGTCGGGCTGGAGGTGCTCCGGCTGCACGCGCTGCGGACACTCTCTGCGTACGACTCCGGCTCCTCGGGCCCCGAGGCGAGCGTCTCCAAGCTGCTCTGGGCCCGGTGGCACCGCGACCTCGGCGAGCTGGCGATGGACGTCCTCGGCCCCGCCGGGCTGACCACCGGAGAGGACTACGCGCTCGACCGGCTGCAGTCCCTCTACCTCTTCTCCCGCGCCGACACGATCTACGGCGGCTCGGACGAGATCCAGCGGAACATCATCGCCGAGCGCGTCCTCGGCCTGCCACGAGAGGTCCGTGCATGAAGCCGGAACAGCCCACCCCCGCGTACGTCCCCGGCCACTCGCTCCTCGAGGGGCGGGTCGTCGTCGTGACCGCCGCCGCCGGTGCGGGGATCGGGGCGGCGGTCGTGCGGAAGGTGCTCGAGGAGGGTGCGAAGGCGGTCGTCATGTCCGACACCCACGAGCGGCGGCTCAAGGAGTCCGTCGATGCGCTCGGGGAGGAGTTCGGTGCAGACCGGGTCGCCGCCGTGACCTGCGATGTCACCCAGGAGGACCAGGTCCAGGCGCTGCTCGACGCGGCCGAGCCGTTCGGCGGCGTCGACGTGATGATCAACAACGCCGGCCTCGGCGGCACCGCGTCGGTGCTGGAGATGACCGACGAGCAGTGGTCGAAGGTCCTCGACATCACCCTGACCGGGACGTTCCGGTGCATCCGGGCGGTCGGACAGCGGTTCGTGGCCGCCGGGAAGCGTGGCGTGATCGTCAACAACGCCTCCGTGATCGGCTGGCGTGCGCAGGAGGGGCAGGCGCACTACGCCGCGGCCAAGGCCGGGGTGATGGCGCTGACCCGCTCGGCCGCCGCCGACCTCGCGCCGCACGGGATCCGGGTCAACGCGGTCTCGCCTTCGTTGGCGATGCACCCGTTCCTGGAGAAGGTCACCTCGCCCGAGCTGCTCGTCGAGCTCAAGGGCCGCGAGGCCTTCGGCCGCGCCGCCGAGCCGTGGGAGGTCGCCAACGTCATGGTCTTCCTGGCCAGCGACTACTCGTCCTACATGACCGGCGAGGTCGTATCCGTCTCCAGCCAGCACGCCTGATCGAGAGGATCACCGATGCCTGAGGCATTCATCATCGACGCGGTTCGTACGCCTGTGGGGAAGCGAGGCGGGGCGCTGGCGGGGATTCATCCGGCCGATCTCGGCGCCCACTCGCTGGCCGCGCTCGTGGACCGCACCGGGATCGACCCGGGGGCCGTCGACGACGTGATCATGGGCTGCTGCGACACCATCGGCGGACAGGCAGGAGACGTCGCGCGGACGGCGTGGCTGGTGGCCGGGCTGCCCGACCACGTACCCGGCGTGACCATCGACCGGCAGTGCGGCTCCTCGCAGCAGGCGGTGCACTTCGCGGCGCAAGGGGTGATGTCGGGGACGCAGGACCTCGTCGTCGCCGGTGGGCTGCAGAACATGTCCGCGATCCCGATCTCGGCGGCGATGCTGGTGGGACAGCAATACGGGTTCACCACGCCGTTCGCCGAGTCGCCCGGCTGGGTGAAGCGCTACGGCGACCAGGAGGTCTCCCAGTTCCGCTCCGCCGAGATGATCGCGGAGAAGTGGGACATCTCCCGTGAGGACATGGAGGCCTATGCGCTGGCCTCCCACCAGCGCGCCAAGACCGCGATCGCCGAGGGGCGGTTCGACCGGGAGATCGTGCCGGTCGGTGATTTCGCCGTCGACCAGTGCCCGCGCGAGACATCGCTGGAGAAAATGGCCGCGCTGGAGCCGCTCGCTCCCGGCGGACGGATCACCGCGGCCGTCGCCTCGCAGATCTGCGACGCGTCCTCGGCGCTGCTGGTGGCCTCGGCGGCGGCCGTACGCACCTTCGGCCTCACCCCGCGAGCTCGGATCCACCACCTCTCGGTCCGCGGTGACGACCCCGTCTGGATGCTCACCGGCCCGATCGAGGCGACTCGTCATGCCCTGGTCAAGACCGGCCTGACGGTCGACGACATCGACCTGTTCGAGTGCAACGAGGCCTTCGCCTCCGTCGTGCTGGCGTGGATGAAGGAGCTCGACGTCCCGCATTCGAAGGTGAATGTGAACGGCGGCGGCATCGCCCTCGGCCACCCCATCGGCGCCACCGGAACCCGGCTGATGACCACCCTCCTCAACGAGCTCGAGCGCACCGGCGGCCGCTACGGTCTCCAGACCATGTGCGAGGGCGGCGGTCAGGCGAACGTCACCATCATCGAGCGGCTCTGAAGGTTGGCCTGACCGACCGGGTCAGGCGGGCTGCAACCTGAGCGTGCGGCGCTCGGCGGCGGGGGAGCCGGGGGTGGGGAACCAGCGGTGGATGACCGCGGCCTGACCGGCGGTCCACAGGCCGCTGACGACCCAGTAGACGAGCAGGGCGAGGGGGACGGTGCTGCCGGCGAGGAGCATGCCGCCGGCGGAGATGACGGGCATGAGTTCCTGGATCCGCAGCATCGACTCGGGCATGTCGGCGCGGACCATGTTGGGCAGCACCCACAGCCGCTGGCTGAGGTAGCTGACCGCGGCGGCGGTGGCGGCGAGCCCGAGGGTGATCACCAGGTGGGTGGTGTCGCCGGACAGATAGCCGTGGCCGGTCAGCGGCGTGCCGAGGAAGGTCGCGGCGCCGAGTGAGTCGACCAGCGAGTCGTTCATCGCGCCAACCGGGTTGCTCCGGCTGACGTCGGAGAGCAGGTGGTAGAGCGCCAGGAAGATCGGCAGCTGGGCGAAGGCGGCGAGGATGGCGAAGCGGGGTACGCCGTGCTCCTCGTTGATCTTCCGCCGCTCCTCCATCATCGCCATCATGTCGGCCTGGCTGGCGCTGCCCTTCGCGGTCTTCTTCTGATACTTCTTCGTCAGTGCCTGGAGCTGTGGGCGGGCCCGGGCGGAGGCGTGAGCGTGGCGTACGCCGCGGATCGCGAGCGGCAGGAGGACGAGCCTGACCAGCACGACGACGGCGGCGATGGCCAGCAGCCAGCTGACGTTGGGGCCGACGGAGGCCAGGACGTGGTGGGCGCCGGCGAGGACGGCGGCGAGGGCGTGCGACAGCGGGGCGAGAACGGACATGGGTGTGCTCCTGAGGGTGAGTGGGTAGGCCTGACGGGCTCGCCGGTGGGCGAGGGGTCAGACCTGCTCAGGAGCGCGCGGGCGCCGCGGGGAGCAGACCGGGTCGGTGACCCGGGCAGCGAGATGGTGCGGTCCGTCGGATACGTCCGGAGGGACCGTCGAACGGGCCCTGACCAAGGCGAACGCGCTGACGCCGTGGAGCGATCCGACCGCGACGGCCGCGAGCGCGGTCGAGACGGCGATGGTGAGCAGCGCCTGCTCGGGGTCGACGCTCATCAGCGCCGGGAGCATCAGCGTGAAAAGTGCGACGAGCGCGATGCGTACGCGGCTCGTCTCGGTGTTCACGCAGGTCAGTCTAGCGATCGTGGTCAACCGGGTCGTCAGGTCAGGTCGCGCCGCATCAGCACGCGCGGGTGACCGGCCAGGACGGAGGTCGTGTCGGCGGCCCAGGTGAAGCCTGCCGCCTCGAAGTTCTTGCGGATCCCGGCGTACGCCATCGTCAGGTCGACCTTCGCGCCCTTGTTGTCGAGCGGGTAGGCCTCGACGGCCGGCGCGCCGCGGTCGCGCGCGAACTCGACCGCGCCCTCGATGAGCGCGTGGGAGATGCCCTGGCCGCGATGGCCCGGCCGGACCCGGATGCACCACACCGACCACACCGGCAGGTCGTCGACGTGGGGGATCTTCCGGTTGCGGGCGAAGGTGGTGTCCGCGCGTGGGGCGACGGCGGCCCAGCCGACCGGCTCGTCGCCCTCGTAGGCGAGCACGCCCAACGGGCCGTCGGCCAGCAGGCTGCGCACGAACTCCCCGCGCTCCTGGCCGCGCATCTTGTTGTTGATCGTCGAGGGGATCCGGTAGCTCAGGCACCAGCACACGCTGGCGTCGGCACGTTTGGGGCCGACCAGCGTGCGTACGTCCTCGAACACCTCTGCCGGGCGAACCTCGATCACCATGGGTCCAAGACTGCTGCTCAGGCGCGGACCGCGTCCACATGTTTGATGCGATCGACGGCGCCGGCGATGATCCGGTCGACGAGCTCCTCGCAGGTGGGGAGGTCGTCGAGGAGGCCGACGACCTGGCCGCTGGAGAGCATCCCGGCATTCGTGTCGCCCTCGACGAGCCCGGCACGGAGGAGCATCGGGGTGTTGGCGGCCAGGACGACCTCGGCCCAGGTGCGGTCGCCCCCGTGGACCATGCTTCGGCCGTCCTTGATCAGCGTCCGCCAGGGCAGGCCGGACATCTCCTTGAACTGCCTGGTTCGCTTGAGCGTGCGCAGCAGCTTGGCGGTGATGCCCTCCTTCTCGAGGGTGTCGATGAACTCCGTGCGTAGCAGTCGGTGCGGCATGCCGTCGGCCTTCGTGGTGACGACGGTGCCGTCGAGGCCGAAGGTCAGGTAGCGCTTCCGTACGTCCTCGGGGACCGCGGAGTCTGCGGTGAGCAGGAACCGCGTGCCCATGCCGATGCCGGCCGCGCCGTAGGCCATCGCCGCGGCGAGGCCGCGGCCGTCGAAGAAGCCGCCCGCGGCGACGACGGGGATGTCGACGGCGTCGAGGACGCTCGGCAGGAGCAGGGTCGTCGGGACCGCGCCGGTGTGGCCGCCGCCCTCACCGCCCTGGATCATCACCATGTCGGCACCCCAGCTCGCCACCTTCTTGGCGTGCTTGGCCGCCCCGATCGACGGCATCACGACGATGTCGTGCTCCTTGAGCCTGCTGATGAGTTCGGGCTTGGGGGCGAGGGCGAAGCTCGCGACCTTCACGCCGTGGTCGATGAGCAGCTGGCAGCGGTCGGGGGCGTCGGAGGCGTCGGCGCGCAGGTTGACGCCGAACGGCTTCTCGGTGCGCCCCTTGACCTCGACGATCGCCTTCTCGAGCTCGTCGAGGGTCATCGTGGCCGAGGCGAGGATGCCGAGGGCGCCCGCGTTGGCGGTCGCCGAGACCAGACGCGGGCCGGCGACCCAGCCCATCCCGGTCTGCACGATCGGGTGGTCGACGCCGGCCAGCTCGGTCAGCGGCGTACGGAACGTCTGTGCGGTGCTCATCGGCCGTCCTTCACGAAGGCGTCGCGGCGCTCGTCGGCGACGCCGGCGAGGTTGAGCTCGAAGGTGAAGCCCTGCTCGAAGCGGTAGGAGGCGTTCACGTCGACCGGGTCGATGCCGTTGAGGGCGGCCTTGGCGGCGCGGATGACCTGCGGATCCTTGGCAGCGATCTGCCGGGCGACCTCGAGAGCGGTCTCGTCGAGGTCCTCGCGGGGGACGACCTGATGGACCGAGCCGAGCTCGTGGAGGCGCTGGGCGGTGATGGTCTGGGCGGTGAAGTAGAGGGTACGCAGCATGTGCTGGGGCACCAGCCGACTCAGGTGGGTGGCGGCTCCGAGGGCGCCGCGATCGACCTCGGGTACGCCGAAGAAGGCGTCGTCGCTGGCCACGATCGTGTCCGCGTTGCCGACCAGCCCGACCCCTCCGCCGAGGCAGAAGCCGTTGACCGCGGCGATGACCGGGACCGGGCACTCGTAGATCGCCTTGAAGGCGGCGTAGCAGCCGCGGTTGGCGCCGAGGATGCCCTCGAACCCCTCGATCTGCTGCATCTCCTTGATGTCGACGCCCGCGTTGAAGCCCTTGCCCTCGGCACGCAGGATCACCACCCGGGCGCCGTTCTCGGCGGCGGTCGTGACCGCGTCGGCAACCTCGAACCAGCCCTTCACCGGCAGCGCGTTCACCGGCGGGTGGTTCATCGTGACGACGGCGATCTGCTCGTCGGTGATCTCGGTGGAGATGCCCATGGCGTCCGTCCTTGAATGTGCACTGCCTAACCTAGCGATTGCTTGGTAGCCTAGCAGTTGCTTGGTTCAAGCTGGCAAGGACGACGTACGCATCGACGCAGGGAGCACTCAATGACCGGACTGTTGGACGGCCGGATCGCGATCGTCACCGGAGCGGGGCGGGGGATCGGCCGGGCGCATGCGCTCGAGCTCGCCCGCCATGGCGCGAAGGTGGTCGTCAACGACTTCGGGGTCTCGCTGGCGGGTGAGGGCACCGGTGAGTCGCCCGCCGACAAGGTCGTCGCCGAGATCGTCGCCGCAGGCGGGGAGGCGGTTGCCAATCCCGCCGACGTCGCCGACTTCGCGGCGGCGGAGGCCCTGGTGCGGCAGGCGGTCGAGACGTACGGAGGGCTGGACATCCTCGTCAACAACGCCGGCTTCGTGCGCGACCGGATGCTCGTCAACACCTCCGAGGAGGAGTGGGACGCGGTCATCCGGGTCCACCTCAAGGGCCACTTCGCCACGCTGCGGCACGCGGGTGCGTACTGGCGGACGGAGTCGAAGGCCGGTCGTCAGCGGGAGGCCCGGATCGTCAACACCTCCTCCGGCGCGGGCCTGCAGGGCTCGATCGGGCAGGGGACCTACTCGGCCGCCAAGGCGGGGATCGCGGGCCTGACCCTCGTCGCTGCCGCCGAGATGGCTCGCTACGGCGTCACCGTCAACGCCATCGCCCCGGTCGCGAAGACCCGGATGACCGAGGGCGCCTTCGACACCTCCGCGATGGCGCTCCCCGAGGACAACTCACCGATCGTCGCCTGGCTCGCCTCCGAGGACGCCCGCGACATCACCGGCCGGGTCATCGAGATCGACGGTCCGCGGATCACCGTCGAGAACGGGTGGGCCCACGGTCCTTCCGCCGACGCCGGCGCCCGCTGGGAGGCCGCCGACGTCGGGCCGGCGCTGCGTAAGCTGCTCGCGCAGGCGCCGGAGCCGGAGCCGGTCTATGGGAGCTAGTCACACCAGCCCCACGAGTACCCGGTTGACAGGGTATTCCTGCACTTCTCAGGCAATGCAACGCCAGAGAAGTGCAGGTTTCACCGGTTGACCGGGTACCCCAACGCCTCAGCCGAGCTCCCCACACACAGTCGCCGCGATGTCCGCGAGGGGGACGTCGAGCGGCTCGGCGGTGGGGTCGTCGGAGCGGGTGAGGGCGGCGATGACGATCGGGGCACCGTCGGGGGTCCAGGTGACACCGACGTCGTTGCGGGAGGCGTAGTCGCCGCCGCCGGTCTTGTCGGCGAGGCGCCAGCCGGCCGGGACCCCGGCACCGAACCGCGTGACGGTCGACTGGTTGGCCAGCATCCAGGTCATCAGCTGGTCCCGGTCGCCACGGTCGAGGGCGTCGCCGAGCACGAGTCTCGTGTACGTCTTCGCGATGGCTCGCGGCGACGTGGTGTCGCGCGGGTCGCCCGGGATCGCGCTGTTGAGGTCGGGCTCCCAGCGGTCGAGCCGGCTGATGGTGTCGCCGAGGGACCGTGCGAACGAGGTCACCCCGGCCGGGCCGCCGATGAGCTGGAGCAGCTCGTTGGCCGCGGTGTTGTCGGACCGCGTCATGGTCGCCTCGGCCAGCTGCGCGACGGTCAGGCCGTTACGGACCGTGAGCGAGGTGATCGGCGAGTTGACCACGACATCGGTCGCCTCCCAGGTCAGGCGCTGCTGCAGCGTACGCGCGGGCAGGTAGTGCAGGATCGCGGCCACGAGCAGGGTCTTGAACGTCGACAGCATCGGGAAGCGCTCGTCGGCACGGTGCTCGATGACGCGTCCGGTCCGCAGGTTCTTCGCCCAGACGCCGAGGTGACGCTGATGCTTCTGCTCGAGAGCGGCGATCGATGGGCTGTCGGCGGCGTACGCGACGGAGCTGCCGACACCGGTCGCGGCGACGGCGGCGGCTGTGGCGGCTCCGCCCAGAAGGGTGCGGCGGCTGAGGATCGGGTGAGTCATGCGGGCATCGTGACCCCGCTGCCGCGACGGCGTCCAAGGACGATCACGCATGGACGTATGCATCGCCGACATGGGACGAGGTGGAGGCGATCAGCCATCCTGTACGCGTGGACCTACTGCTTCACCTTCGCGGCTTCACCGCGGTCGCCGACGAGATGAGCGTCTCCGAGGCGGCCCTGGAGCTGGGTGTCGACCAGCCGCTCCTCAGCCGTCGGTTGCGTGCCCTCGAGCGGGAGCTCGGCGTGGAGCTGCTCGACCGCAGCCGGCGCCAGATCGCGCTCACCCCGGCCGGTGCGGCGCTGCTGCCGCGGGCCCGGCACCTGGTCGACCAGGCCGACCATCTGCTGCGGAGCATCCGCCGCCAGGATCGGGAGCCCTTCGTGGTCGCCGTGCCGTCCGGCTGCGACCCGGCGCCGCTGGCCCGGTTGGTCGCGCTGCTGGAGGAGGAAGGCGTCGACGTACGCCTCGCGTTCTCGACCGACGAGACGCCCGAGTCGGCGGCCTGGACGGTCGAGGCGTGCGACCCCGACGCGGCCACCTGGGCCACCCCGCTGGGTGCGGCCACCGCGCCGGGGACCACGCTGAGCCCGGTGTCGTTGGGTGCGCTCCGGCCCCGCCGCGGCGGAAAACGTACGCAGGTGCTGGCCCTCCCGCGAGACCTGGACGAACCCGACGGGCGCCTGCGGCAGCAGGCAGACCGGGCGGGCATCGGACCGGCCACCCTGCGCCGCGCGCCGCACCCGCTCGCGGTGGCCGAGACCCTTGCGGGACGCGGCACTCTGATCTGCGCGCGGCACGAGGCGGTGACGTACGGGCTGAGCTGGTCGCCCTTCGCCCACCCGGTACGCCGCGGCCATCGGCTGGTCGAGCAGCCGCCGGTGCCGGGACCGCTGGCCGCCGGCCCGGTCCGGGACCGGGCGCTCGCGCTGCTCGGCGCGAGCATCGGAGCGTCCGAAGCAGGTGCCGAGTGAGCCCGCTGGTCGGCAGCGACCGAGGTCTGATCGATCTGGCCGAGATCGCCGCCGAGCGCTTCCGGGACCTCCGGGTCCGGGCCGCCTTCCTGGCCCGTGACATCGACACCGGCCTCGAGGTCGGGATCGGCGTCGACCGGCCGATGCCGCTGGCGTCGGTGGCCAAGGTGCCGCTGGCCCTGGTCGTGGCCGACCGGATCGCCCGCGGTGAGATCGACGGCGCCACGATGGTGACGCTGGCCGCGGCGGAGCGGAGCTACGGTCCGTACGGCATCTCCGCCTTCACCCACGACGCGACCTGCTCCGTCGCCGACCTGATGCTGATGATGCTCGGCCTCAGCGACAACGCCGCCGCCGATGCTCTCTTCGATCTCGTCACGCCGAGCGACGTCGACGAGCAGCTCGCCGAATGGGGCGTCGAGGGGCTGCGCGTGCGGCACCGGATGCAGCCGATGTACGACTACGCCACCCGGGTCGCCGGCCCCGACTTCGCCCTCGCCACCCAGCTCGCGGTCGAGGGGCGGCGGCCGGGTGGGCGGCACGTCATCGACTCGCTCGACGTCGAGCGCGCCACGATCGGCTCGCCGCGCGCCTGCGTCGACCTGCTCGAGCGCGTCTGGCGGGACGAGATCGCCAAGCCCGAGGCGACCGAGATGGTGCGACGCCTGATGGGCAAGCAGGTCTTCACCCACCGGATCGCCGCGGACCTGCTCGCCGACGACATCCAGCTCGCCGGCAAGACCGGCGGATTCCTCACCCTGCGACACGAGATCGCTGTCGTCACCCACCCCGGCGGCCGCGTCGCCATCGCCGTACTCACCGACTCCGACCGCACCGCCCGGATCCAGAACGACGTCGACCTCGCCATCGCCGCCACCGCCCGCGACGCCGTCGACGCCCTCGCCTCCCGCCGAGCCTGACCGCGGAGGCGTCAGGTACGTCGGCCGAGACGTCACTCCCGTCGGCCGAGATGGCATCCCTGTGCCACCTCGATCGACGGGAGTGACGCTTCGGCCGATCGGGCTGACGCTTCGGCAAATAACCAGATGGCAGCCACCCCCTCGCGGTGGTCCAATTGGCCGGTGCCCGCCCTGCCCGGTTTCCTCAACAACCTGATCCCGCCGACGCCGTTGTCGAAGCGTCTGGCGACGCAGTCGCTGCTCTTCGCAGCGGGGGACGGGACGTTCAACACCGCGGCCGCGTTCTACCTGGTCGCCTTCGTGGGCCTGAGCCCGGCGCAGATCGGTGTGGGCCTGACGGTTGCCGGGATCGCGAGCTTCCTCACCGCCTACCCGATGGGCCGGCTGGCCGACGTCATCGGTCCGAAGCGGATCTGGGCGATCAGCGCCCTGATCAGCGCGTTGATGTTCGCGACGATGCCGTTCATCCACGGCTTCTGGGCCTACCTCGCCGTCATCGTCGTCTTCGAGGTGGTCAACAACGCGGGCGGCGCCGGCCGGAACGCGTACGTCCTCGACGTCCTCCCCGACAAGGAGCGGGTCGAGACGCAGGCGTTCATGTACTCGAGCCTCAACCTCGGCTTCACCATCGGTGCCCTGATCGCCGGTGTCGCGCTCGCGCTGGACACCGACACCGTTCTCAAGTGGGGTGTGCCGTTCTTCGCGCTGGTGATCGGGATCGCCAACTCGGTCTGGATCACCCGGCTGCCGAAGGCGCCGCACGAGGAGCGCCGCGCGGCCGGCGAGGTCACCGAGAAGCTGCCCGGCCCGGGCGCGCTTCGCAACGTCGGCTGGCTCCTGGTGACGACCTTCACCGGCACGCTGTGGTCCAACCAGGTGCTGCTGCACACCGTGATCCCGCTGTGGCTGGTCGAATACACCGACTCGCCTCGCTGGCTGCTGGCGTGGCTCTTCGCGACCAACACGGTGCTGTGCATCATCCTCCCGGCCTACACCTCGAAGGGCGTTCACAGCGTCGGCGACGCGTTGCGGCGCGTCTGGTGGAGCAGCGGGTTCTTCGTCGCCGCCTGCGCGATCACGCTGGTCACCCACGACACCCGCGGCATCCTCACCATCTTCCTGGTCTGGGTCGGCCACGTGGCCGTGACCGGCGCCGAGCTGGCCATCGGCTCCGCCGGCTGGGCCTTCCAGGCAGAGCTCATGGACCCGGCCAGACGAGGTGAGTACGAAGGTGTCGCCGGCATCGGTCGCCAGCTCGGCGGCGCCTGGGCCCCGGCCCTGTTCACCTTCCTCGCGATGGGCTGGCACCCCGAGTTCTACAGCGGTGCCGGCTGGATCGTGATCGGTGCGATCATCGTCGCCGCGGCGGCCGCGATGGGTCCGTCGACCCGGATGGCCGTACGTTTCAAGGAGACTCACTTCCCGCGCGAGAACGAGCCGGAGCCGGCCGCCGCCTAGCTCGACCCGGGGGATCGGCGCAGGACCCCGGCGATCCGGTCGCCGAGGTAGGGCGCCAGCGTCTCGGCGTAGAGCGGCGAGATGTGGAAGCCGTCGAGGTAGACCTCCAGGTTCCCGACGACGGGCGAGCACCGCCTCTTCGCGCAGAAGTAGGAGGTCAGGTCGACGTGATGGGCGTTCGTCGCGAGCCGGGTGGCGCCCAGGCTCCCGTCGTCGCGTACGACCCTGCTGCGCCTCCGCGAGCACTCGGTCGAGGCCGCCAGCCCGTGGTCGTCGATGCACGGCTGGACCACGCGTGCGAAGAGTGCGCTGCTGCCCTCGAAGATGGGTGAGTCCTGCACCGCGATCACCGGCACCGACGGGTCCGGTCTCGTCGCCCAGGCCTCCGCCATCCCACGGCTGAGCGCTTCGACCTCGCTCTCGCCGGGAGAGGCCTCCACGCTCACCAGACTGGAGTGGACCACGACGTAGGCATCGATCCCCCTCTCCGAGGCGACGTACGCCGCCAGCTTCCGCTTCCACCGGTCGCACAGCTCGACGCTCGCCTCGGGCGTGCCGACGCGGTCCCGGGCGTTCCAGTGGCAGCCGGCCCGCCCGGCCACGTCGATGCGCCAGCCGCGGCTCTCGGCGATGGCGCGATAGGCGGGCACGAACTGGTGGTTGTGGGAGTCGCCGATCGCGAGCAGCCGCCGCGTGTAGCCGGTCCTCGGGCCGAGCGTGCACACCCTCAGTGCGACCGGCCGCTCCTTGTTGGACCAGCACGCCGACCCGTCCGGAGCCTGGTAGCCCAGGCTCGCGTCGATCAGCGTCGAGGGGCGCCGGCAGTCGGTGAGCGCCGGGTCGAGCGCGGCGGCGCCGATGCAGCCCGCGTAGCGTTCGGCGGCCTCGACCGCGGCCGCCTTCCGGGCGGCGTCCTGCCGCTCCACCTCACCGGTGACCACCAGCGTGCCGCCCACCACCAGCGCAAGCACCGCGGGAACCGTCACGAGCCGCACCACGCCGGTGAACGGCGCCCCGATCCGGGTGACCGGCCGCTCGACGTACCGATGGGTGAGCCAGGCCAGCGCCGTCGACCCGGACAGGACCACGGCCGCGGCGACCAGGCTCGTACGGGTCGCGTACGTCCAGCTCAGCCACGCCACCAGCAGCGGCCAGTGCCACAGGTAGAGCGGGAAGGAGATGTCGGCGACGAACCGCAGCGGCCTGACAGCGAGGAGATGCTGCGGGCCCCAGCGGGCAGAAGACCCGGAGCCGATCACGACCAGCAGCGCCCCGCCGACCGGCCACAGCGCCCACGGGCCGGGGAAGAGCGCGGCCCCGTCGAGCACGAACCCCGAGCTCGCGACGAGCGCCAGCCCGAGCCAGGCGAGCACCGGCCGCGCCCCACCCGGCGGGCGGAGCCGGTCGAGCCCGAGCGCCAGCAGCGCGCCCGCGCCGAGTTCCCAGAAGCGCGCCCAGGAGTGGAAGTACGCCACCTGCTGGTCGGCCGCCCCGAGCCGCCATGCGAAGACGAACGACGCGATCGTCGCCACCGCCACCACGACGGTCATCACGAGCCGGAGCCGGTGCCGCGCCAACCATCCGAGGCCGACCACGACCAGCGGCCAGGCCAGCAGGAACTGCCCCTGTACCGCCAGCGACCAGAAGTGCTGCAGCGGGCTCGCGCTCGGCCCGGCG includes:
- a CDS encoding acetyl-CoA C-acetyltransferase, giving the protein MPEAFIIDAVRTPVGKRGGALAGIHPADLGAHSLAALVDRTGIDPGAVDDVIMGCCDTIGGQAGDVARTAWLVAGLPDHVPGVTIDRQCGSSQQAVHFAAQGVMSGTQDLVVAGGLQNMSAIPISAAMLVGQQYGFTTPFAESPGWVKRYGDQEVSQFRSAEMIAEKWDISREDMEAYALASHQRAKTAIAEGRFDREIVPVGDFAVDQCPRETSLEKMAALEPLAPGGRITAAVASQICDASSALLVASAAAVRTFGLTPRARIHHLSVRGDDPVWMLTGPIEATRHALVKTGLTVDDIDLFECNEAFASVVLAWMKELDVPHSKVNVNGGGIALGHPIGATGTRLMTTLLNELERTGGRYGLQTMCEGGGQANVTIIERL
- a CDS encoding acyl-CoA dehydrogenase family protein, which translates into the protein MDLTYSAEDEAFRAEVREWLADHLAGEWAALRGTGGNGRDHESYEGRLEWNRYLASHGWTCLGWPEEHGGRGLPLWQQVIFHEEYARADAPTRVNHLGEELLGPTLIAHGTAAQQERFLPKIVAVEELWCQGYSEPGAGSDLAGVRTRARLDGDRWVVDGQKVWTSNAHLSDWCFVVCRTTPGSERHHGLSYLLVPMAQDGVDVRPIEQLTGTSEFNEVFFDGAVTAADMVVGEPGDGWKVAMATLGFERGVSTIGQQVGFARELETVEEAARANGTIDDPAISSRLAQAHVGLEVLRLHALRTLSAYDSGSSGPEASVSKLLWARWHRDLGELAMDVLGPAGLTTGEDYALDRLQSLYLFSRADTIYGGSDEIQRNIIAERVLGLPREVRA
- a CDS encoding SDR family oxidoreductase; amino-acid sequence: MKPEQPTPAYVPGHSLLEGRVVVVTAAAGAGIGAAVVRKVLEEGAKAVVMSDTHERRLKESVDALGEEFGADRVAAVTCDVTQEDQVQALLDAAEPFGGVDVMINNAGLGGTASVLEMTDEQWSKVLDITLTGTFRCIRAVGQRFVAAGKRGVIVNNASVIGWRAQEGQAHYAAAKAGVMALTRSAAADLAPHGIRVNAVSPSLAMHPFLEKVTSPELLVELKGREAFGRAAEPWEVANVMVFLASDYSSYMTGEVVSVSSQHA
- a CDS encoding NAD(P)H-dependent flavin oxidoreductase; protein product: MSTAQTFRTPLTELAGVDHPIVQTGMGWVAGPRLVSATANAGALGILASATMTLDELEKAIVEVKGRTEKPFGVNLRADASDAPDRCQLLIDHGVKVASFALAPKPELISRLKEHDIVVMPSIGAAKHAKKVASWGADMVMIQGGEGGGHTGAVPTTLLLPSVLDAVDIPVVAAGGFFDGRGLAAAMAYGAAGIGMGTRFLLTADSAVPEDVRKRYLTFGLDGTVVTTKADGMPHRLLRTEFIDTLEKEGITAKLLRTLKRTRQFKEMSGLPWRTLIKDGRSMVHGGDRTWAEVVLAANTPMLLRAGLVEGDTNAGMLSSGQVVGLLDDLPTCEELVDRIIAGAVDRIKHVDAVRA
- a CDS encoding GNAT family N-acetyltransferase codes for the protein MVIEVRPAEVFEDVRTLVGPKRADASVCWCLSYRIPSTINNKMRGQERGEFVRSLLADGPLGVLAYEGDEPVGWAAVAPRADTTFARNRKIPHVDDLPVWSVWCIRVRPGHRGQGISHALIEGAVEFARDRGAPAVEAYPLDNKGAKVDLTMAYAGIRKNFEAAGFTWAADTTSVLAGHPRVLMRRDLT
- the yidC gene encoding membrane protein insertase YidC; translated protein: MSVLAPLSHALAAVLAGAHHVLASVGPNVSWLLAIAAVVVLVRLVLLPLAIRGVRHAHASARARPQLQALTKKYQKKTAKGSASQADMMAMMEERRKINEEHGVPRFAILAAFAQLPIFLALYHLLSDVSRSNPVGAMNDSLVDSLGAATFLGTPLTGHGYLSGDTTHLVITLGLAATAAAVSYLSQRLWVLPNMVRADMPESMLRIQELMPVISAGGMLLAGSTVPLALLVYWVVSGLWTAGQAAVIHRWFPTPGSPAAERRTLRLQPA